Within the Populus trichocarpa isolate Nisqually-1 chromosome 14, P.trichocarpa_v4.1, whole genome shotgun sequence genome, the region ttaatttctttcaatctctggtaatttctttcaaatgatGATCTGATATATAATCATTGCTAGCGTGGAGTGCACATTGAAAAACATTTCTTGTACTCTACCTAGTTAATTTTCTCGATATAAGACTTATCTTACAcataattaattctatttttttcccatgcataaaattaattaaagattttgTAATAGGTGATTCAGTGTATTTGGCCGAGGATATGAAATTACTGTCTAGattgaatatatttaaaaaaataattgaaaagtcCAGAATTATTTAACttcttaaaactatgataacagTAGATATGATTATTGGAtcgaatttaaatttttataggtgATTTtacgggtaattttttttatagaagctATTGCATCATTGAAAAGACCATCAAATTTTCTAGAATTGCTTTTCGAGTGCTGATGCTCCGatggtttttattaattttttttgttttttttatctcatgtttaattttgaatttctttttttatttcatttatatttttaaatttttaattgttttctggCAGAGGTAGagttttctaatatatttaaagGTTTTGTagtctttttaaaatacagtcataatatgtttttttttcaaaatagaattaTAAATTCAAGATTCATATTTacaatcttctttttatttattaattttttttgcgaTTCAATATTTACACTCGTAGATTTGATGGGGCGGggattaataaaattatcaagacGTACAAATATCATTGCATTATCACTACTACGTGGAGTGATGAAATTACAAAAGACAATTATATATCGTACGTGAAATAAAATGAAGCagaaaatggaaaaattaaaggaaggAAGCAGCTATTAATTACTGAATTAAAATCAACATAGATAGCTTTAATATAAACGACCAGTTAATTTTGATCGGACTGGCTTGTTATTGAACTGAAACGTCCATGAGAGAAGAGACGAATCAATATTTGATATCAGAGACGACAGAACAGAACTAGTTCACAAGCGTTCATTGTGAGGAAACGAAGCAGCACGACCAGCACTGGTATAATTTGCAGCAGCAGTGGCATCAGCTGGAGCCCCTGTGAGATTGGTAGTGGCGGCATTACTATTAATAttgccgccgccgccgccgcagTAGTTGTCAGTTTGAGAAGCATATCCATCTCCATAGCTTCTGGGATCATCATTTTGAGATCCGTGGTTGTAGACCTTGCCAtccatattaatattattattttgaggcACAATATTATTCTCATTGAATTCATGCTTTGCAATCTCCCTCTCAACCCTTTGCCCAGCCTTGGCCACATGCAGCTCCATTTCTGCCTCGGCCTCTCTCGCCAATCGGACCTCATGAGCAACATCGATCCGGGCTTTTGCCAATTCCTTCTCCGCCtgcataaattatattattaaccaTATACAGTAATTAGCAAACAAACACTGATTATACGTAGTACGTACTAATTAATCATTACCTTCTCCTCGGCCTTTGCTTCAGCCTTGGCCTGGCGCATGGCGGTCATATCATGTAGTTTATCCTTCACAGCCTGCATTTTCTCTCTACTAATCTGATGATCAACTCACCTTAATTCCAAGTACTACTGCctactttcttcttttcttaaattttagcATTGCTGTCTCAACACAAATGTTGCAGTTATATACAGCCAAGATTTGCCCTAATTAGGTTGACAAGTGTCAGATTCGTAGCCCTGTATCGTGTATTACCTACTACCAATTTGTGGCTCAGTGAATGGGCATGGCCACGGATTATTCTGTGCTCAGTTAGTCATCCACACCGGCACCGGCGATGACGCTGCTTCCAAATTATAAAGGTCCTCCAATCCAAGTCCGAGTCGCTCGTTGAATTTATCAACTGAACCAAATCCacaaattaatctatttatgTGAATTTAGTCTgcagaattattttatttgcaccAGCCAGGCAGAGTTcctgtaataataatattgggGTTACCGAAATTCATACAGGcagctaaaataataaaataaaattatttgaaagttaataatatcttgttatataatattagagttatttaaaaatttaatcttctttagttttaaatatttttttgaaagttgGGTTGTCACAAACTAtaagttattaaattatttggcctctaacagtaatccacacaaaccaccagtgaaaaatcttctaaatcACTATTTAGAAGAAAGTGATTCCTATGTCTAGAGTgctttattttatgatttatatagCTTTCTTGTCtaatagataatttttaaaaaataagaggcataactttatatttatagagaacattaaaaaccctataattaataaaatatttattttcctcttaaataatatttatatattatttaaggataattatataaatttaatcaatcaagtcccttattaattattctaggactagaattgtaattcctgaattaaatacattatagtgcttaatttctaaatttattttcaatcaagtcacacttaattaattatcccggtttaatttctgactaatggttcttaatgtgtgtgatcCATTAGgttccaaatataaattataattctaaataaataaaattaaataaatcaaacaatttgaAGAGAGTTGGGTTGTCACAAACTATCTTCTTCAGTTTTAAATATAAGTTGGGTTGTCACAAACTATAAGTTGTTAAATTATTTGGTCTCTAACGGTAATTCACACAAACCACAAGtgagaaatcttctaaatctCTATTTAGAAGAGAGTGATTCCTATGTCTAGAGTGctagctttttattttatgatttacaTAGTTTTCTTGTCTAATAGACAACTTcttaaaaataagaggcataactttatatttatagcTAGAGAAtattaaaaaccctataaataataaaatatctatttgccCCTTAAAGGATAATTatagaaatttaatcaatcaagtctCTACTTGATTATTCTAGGACTAGAATTGTAATCCCCGAATTAAATACATTCTAGtgcttaatttctaaatttattttcaatcaagtcacacttaattaattatcccggtttaatttctgactaatggttcttaatgtgtgtgatccattaggttcctaatatgttggaccaagtataaattatagttctaaataaatataattaaataaatcaaacaatttaatttattatcaatttaataattgattaatttatatttgaagatcaagtgtaTTTTCTAGCAATGTGTCATGATCTTccaaatattaggaaagtcatagtgatttaacttaacctttcagtgaccggtttctcagtgtaattattattcattcatcaataatattctgatttagaCATTTTAGCATGAAGTGTGTCTGCTatattaaatcatatttgttcgcaacattatagtcattgattatttgaataagatttgaaactcttttcaaatctcattcgaCCTTATATAAGGATTTAACActtaatactatttgagaacatgtgtaatattttacctaattcacctagggtgatgaatcctctcttaatcactcaaatacctttatatagtttatgttatattcAATGTTTGTCTATTTGTTACATTTAccaagataacatgtaacaagatcaaaacataacactctctatataagataacttggtgatctcaagtctaagaatcATTTACACAACTGTTATGTGAGCCTTTTCATAGGCATATGTGATATCTTTATGGAATTCTTATGCGAGTtagttcaatatatatattttataataaacacctacatattagttctaggtattcCTTATACTTTAGCTTATGAGAATAACTACTTCATTTTctaaaggaaagaacataatatgtattagtctcTACGACTCTAATAAATTTCCAATATTTCAAAGAGTATAAACcataaatatttcaagaacaTAAACCATAAGAatcctataattataacaactttataattttctttataaaatatttttgtcccatgaactttatttttactctagattcattaatctaatattatatgaatattaaagataaattaagcctttattaataataaatatgtagttatatgaatataataatgccACGTATAACCACTCAATTGACTACAtgacatattaaactaacaatttCTCAGTTACTCTAAAGTCAATCGATCATGTGTATAATACCATATTGCTCTATGTAGCATTAATCTTCTATATGGATAGTGACTTAGTAAGAGGATCTTCTAAATTCTCTTCGGCCGGTACTCTCTCtatctttatatcttttatctcattaatttataaaagcaAATAGAATTGTTTAAGTACTTGTTTGGATCATTAATGAGACCATGGTTCCTATACTTATACAATGGTTCTATTATTATCATAGCACATAACAATTGGATAAACAATGCTAGGAACCACTCTAGTGCATTGATGAACACCTTGATCCAAACAACCTCTTTGTTTCCTCAAACGTGAGGGTATACTCTTATTCAGTTGTAGAATTAATTGTGCTCTCTTGTTTGGAACTCTTCGAAATCAGAGCACTATCATTTAGAGTAAAACATATATTAACTGGTATTTACAATTTTTCTaacatttcattgaaaaaatcttaattcaaacAATGTTGAACTTCTAATTTATCTTCTCCATTAATGAATCCTATAGCCGTATAAGatgttattttcatcatatctaTCTCAATCCATGTCTTAGAACACATGTCTTTGGATGGAGGTGTTCAATACAAGATAGATAAGAATCCAATCATAGATTCTTCCATGCTAAGCTGTTTTATCATCTAGTCTATATGCATGTATTGAGACAATCTAAACAACCTTTTAGATCTATCTCTATAGATCTCTATATCCAATATATAGGTTACTTGTCCCAATTAATTTATGAAGAAATTCTTGGACAGCCAAAACTTTACTGATTAAAGTAAAGATATGTTATTTCTTAACAATAATAtgtcatctacatataatattagaaaacaaCACCTCTCACTAACCTTTTGTAAACACAAtgtttatccatattttttatgaaatcaaatgtattaattatattatcaaaattagatATTCATACTCCTTAAAGCTTGCATTGTGCATTTATATATTGCCTTTCATGTTAGTCTTTCTCTTAAATACCCATTTAGATCTATTACGTTTTATTCCTTTAGGTAGAtcaatcaaatttcaaatttggttAGTACATGAAGTCCATAGCTTCAATTCGTTTCTTGGAATCAATATCATATATTTCTTCCAAATATTTGGTACGCTCATCAATTATGAGCAACATGTCATTCACAGTTTTCATGAGAGGTCCTTATCTCATTGATGCATGACATGTCTTACCAAATTTATAGAGATTTTGTGTTTCTTAAGGTTCACGCTAAATATCCAATGTTTTAGTCTTGAGAATATATTCCATCTGATGTAGTGTTCTAAAAGGTGTAGAgaatctcattttcttttagataatccttgaaatatttggtcaaatattAACTACCTCGATCCAATCGAGGTTTCTTAATACTTATTTTggaatgtattttatttttatttttagattctttAAACCTTCCAAATGATTCAGacttatatttcattaaatacacATAACCATATCTAGAatgacataaataaatataatgaaatatgTATATCCACTTATGGAATGAACGTTCATTGGTCCATATATATTTGTATGTATCAAACCTAACAATTCTTTCAACCTTTCACTCTTTCCAGTAAAGGGTGTTTTGGTCATCTTATCCAATAAACGAGATTCATAAGTACCACATGATTCATAATCGAAAGGATCAAAATATCATTCTTTATGTAGCttggtgatttttgttttattgatatgACCTAGTCTACAATGCCACAAGTAAGATGGATaaagattatttaatttattccttttgATGTTTATATTGAATATGGGTATCTCTAGATCAAGTACATACAAGCCATTTGTATAATTACTTGATCCATAATGAACATCATTGTTATAGAAAGAACAatatttgttcttaataataaatttaaatccattcAAATCTAAATAAGAATGAATGCGATGTTTCGAGCTAGTACtggaacaaaataacaattatcaaaCATCCCACTAGGTAAAGTTAAATTACAAGTTCCTACAGCTAATGCATCAACTCTTGCTCTATTACCAACACGTATGTCCATTTCACCTTTAAGCAATCTTCTACCTTTCTTTAATTCTTGATCATTATTACAAATGTGAAAACCACATCCGGTATCTAATACCCAAGAACTACTATGTGAAATAGTAAGATAGTTTTCATTCATAAACATCACACGAGTATTTATATTAGGACATTCTATTACCATGCTTGGGAACAATTCCTTATAGGTCTCATGCCCCTTAACATCAAACAACTCTTTAAGGtgcttaattatattatagGCATCCATACTCTCATACTCTATTTGAAGTTCAAGTAACATGCCGGCTAATATCATACACGCAGCAACCTGCTCATTGTCACCAATATAATGGTAGTATTTTGTCCTAACTTCAATAAGAGCATCTACATCAAGGATATGAGAATTAAGACTTTCAAGCACatataatatttctttcttgtttgagaAGAATTCTCAAATTTCGGTATCAATTCAAGAAATTTGGTCCAGTCAATTTGTTAGTGTTGGTTATTGGGTTAGGCCTGGTCCGCCCATGATGGATGGCTCTGGTCCAAGTTATTAGAGGAGTTACTAAAGGAAGTAACCGCCTCCTCTAATCATATATAAAGGGATATAACCTATATGGAAAGGTCaaggtttttatttgttgaataatcattctctccttttcttctctcatctTGGACTCTCTGATTACTTTGTAAGATTTACAAAGACGTTCGTACTGTGGAATATCACTTTGGTTCTAGTAATTGAAGTGGCATTGAAGTAATTGATTCAGGAATAAGAAAGCGAATTCTCATAAGTAAGTTTTCCTTTCCAATCtacattggtatcagagccatggtttttaatattgtttttatgcaGTATATCTATTATTACATGAGCGATAGATgtaaattttatgttaaaagaatACTTCTATtgagaattttgaatttataaaattttatgaagtaATTTAGTTATGAATTTGTCTTTTCTATAGTTAATTAGAAAAGACGTTTTGCATGGTAGTTGTATAATTCTATTATCAATTCATGTGTGAATTGATGATGGAAATGGAGATTGGAAACtgccatttccatttccatttccaattGACTACAATTGCAGTAGTCAATTGGAGTCATTTGGCAGTTAATTAACTGCCATTTGacagttataaaaaaaaaaaaccccaaaagaACACATCTTTTAAGAGATGTGTAACTGCCATTCGGCAGTTAATATTTCCATTTCCAATTGACTACAATCCCAGTAGTCAATTGGAACTGCCATTTGgcagttgaaaaaaaaacaattaattttttttttgttaatataaattgTCAAATTATGGTGCTAATTTATTTACTGTTAAAATAAATTGCTTaatttatgtatgtttttttaacatatatgatgatatatgctttaattaaatattaagtataatatttatGTGCGTTTTGGAATATTTTGTTGTAGTGGATAGGTAACAAcaaattgattatttattgGGTTATACCTTTAATCATGTTCACAAAATTCAAGAGCACATTGACTATATGTATCATTGGATGCGTATATTAGTTATGAGTGGTGCTTACAAATTCTACATGAAACATCAAATGTTAATCGTTCTCTATTCTCTGCCTAAGGAATGGATGTCGGTGCGACTATCGTTGGAATATAGGCTGGAATCCTTAGATTTCAACAATCTCGTAGATGAAATGCTGCTTGAGAGGGAACGTCAGTATGCCGAAAAGGGTATATGACGCACTGGAAGAAGCGCAGGTTGTTTGCATGCTGCTGCTAAATTCATTTCATGGTTTGAGCAGAATGAACTTGGAGGAGATGACTTTGATGAAGTGGATGACGTAACTGGAGACCCTACTTATGTGcctacaatataaaataattctgaaatttattattcttaatattgtattttttttgtaattggttGTTTACTGTGAACTgtatattttatgtaatttaagttttaattacattatatgcatatatatatatgataatatcTGCAAcctgattattatttgtttaatttagaatgGAGTGGCAAAATATATCAATCAAATTGTACTAGATACTAATATTTGTAATTGATGTCAATTGCGTTTAATATGACTGCATCTAAGAGTATTATTGCTGATTTGAACCATAGAGACAAACTAAGTGAAAAGAATTACGATGTTTGGCATCGTAAGATTGAGTATCTCctggaagagcaagaaatgcTGGAAACAATCACATAACCAATGGCTGAACCTGAGCAAGAAAACACTGCTCAGCACAAGCTTGATATGGAAGCATATCAAACCTATAAATGCAAAGATCGTGCAGCTCGTATTTTGATGTTGAGCAGCATGAGAAATGATATTATGTTACGTTTTGGAAGGCATCGTTCAACTCAATCTGTTTGGGATGCAGGAAAGATTCAGTATGGAGGAACCTCCACTACTAGACTTTGCCAGCTAACCCTCAAATTGATAGTTATAAGAAGCGTCAAAATCAGACAATGAGGCAGCATCTTACGATCATGTCTAACATGATCAATGTTGAGCAGcatgaaaaatgatattatgtTACGTTTTGGAAGGCATCGTTCAACTCAATCTGTTTGGGACGGAGGAAAGATTCAGTATGGAGAAACCTCCACTACTAGACTTCGCCAGCTAACCCTCAAATTGATAGTTATAAGAAGCGTCAAAATCAGACAATGAGGCAGCATCTTACGATCATGTCTAACAGGATCAGTGAATTAAGAGATGTTGGACATGAAATGACTGATGAACAACAAGTCCAAGCAGTTATCCACTCTTTGCCAAGCAATTGGGAACACATGTGTGTTAACCTTACCCATAATGACAACATCAAGACATTTGATGATGTTGCTCATCATGTCGAGTTTGAAAAGGATCGACTTCACGCTGAGAAGCCTATAAACAAGGCTTTTATATCTGAGACTAAGATGCGTGGAACATATGgctctaaatataaaaagggtAAGGCTAAAGGTCCCAAATATGGCAAGAGAGGAATAGAAGCAAGTAGTAGTGGACATAAGCGCAAGCGTGGGAAACACGGCgataaaaaagacaagaatatGAATTGTTTCAATTGTGGTAAACCTGGTGACTTTGCTCTTAATTGCATTGAGCCAAAGGTAATGTTTAACCACAATCATCCCTCTAACATATACGTTATCAGTTGTTTAATGTTTGCTGAATCTGTTCCTTTTTGAACTATAGACTCAGGAGTAACTGATCACATAGCAAGGGATCGAACAACCTTTGTGGAATTCCGTCGAATTCCAAAGGGAAGTAGATACATATAGATGGGGAATAATGCTTCCGTTGCTATGTTTGGGATCGGTACCTGCAAACTGGATTTGTGGGGCGGTCGCACACTTTATCTTTATGATGGTTCGATGGAATCTTGTGTCTGTTCTTTCTTAACTCCAATTGGgctttaatattgtgtttgttggttgttgtgtaaaaatacatctggataatattttttatggttctgGTTTTATATTTAATGGTTTTATGGTGTTAGACACCGTTAATGTATCTATTAATTATTACGCTTCAATTTATGTTGTTCAAACTTCCAGCACTATTAATGATAGTAATATCATAACTTGGCATGCTAGATTAAGACACATTGGGCAAGATCGATTTCATAGATTAGCAAAAGCTGGTCTTTTAGGATCACTTACCAAAGAGAAATTGCCTGTTTGTGAACATTACCTTGCTGGAAAAGCAACTAGATTACCATTTGACAAAGCTAAAAGAGCTAGTAGTTCATTACAGCTTATTCATTCAGACATTTGTGGCCCAATGAATGTGAGAGAAAGACATGGAGGAaattatttcatcatatttatagatgattttacACGGTTGGTCATGTTTATTTGATCTCACATAAGTCTGAAGCATTGGATTGCTTTATTCGATACACCAATTTGGTGGAGAATAAACTAAGTACCAAGATCAAAGCTTTAAGAACTTATCGAGGACGTGAATATCTGTctgaacaatttaaaaatttttgtgATGAAAAGGGTATAGCTAGACAACTAACTATTCATTatactccacaacaaaatggtgtagcaGAAAGGAGGAATAGAACCCTATTTGACATGGTTAGGTCAATGATGGTGCAAGCTAACTTACCAATTTCCTTTTGGGGAGATGCATTGTTAACTGCTGCTTACATACTTAATTGTGTGCCCTCTAAATCTATCACATCCACCCCATATAAACTATGGAATGGTGTCGAACCTAATCTAGGTTATTTCCATCCACGGGGTTGTGTAGCTTATATTCACAATACTTCTCATGAATATGGGAAACTTGGTCCTAGGAGGAAGAAGTGTATCTTTATATGATATTCTGAACATTCCAAAGAATTTGTATTTATTGGTGAAAAAATTGATGGAAGAGTGACGGAGATTGAATCGCATGATGTTGTattcttagaaaaggtttttccAAAGATAGGTGAGgttgaaaaagattttcaattatatgaaatgaaaaatctagATTATAGCGCAACAAGCCATTCAGCAGAGGACTTAGATGAAACTTTTATTCCTCCTAGAAACAGTGGGAGTGATATTTTATCTAATCATACTCTTATGGAGAAAGATCATGAGCAATCTCAACCTCGAAGAAGCATTCGTGAACTCATTCCTCATCGTCGATTTAAGATTGAGGGGGAAGCGTTCATGATTGCTCtacaagatgatgaagagcctAAAACATTCAGTCATGCTCTATTTGGTCCTAAAGCAAGAGAATGGATTAAAGCTATGGAAAAAGAAATGGAGTCGATGAAAATTAATCAAGTCTGGGACTTGGTTGATTTACCTTCAGGACGAAGATCCATTGGAAATAAATGGGTTCTTAAAATTAAACGTAAGACGGATGGTCAATAAAATGTTATAAGGCTCGGCTAGTAGCGAAAGGCTACACTTAAGAAGAGGAAATTGATTATGAAGATACATTCTCACTAGTTGTGAGGATTACTTCAATTCGCCTCATTTTAGCTATAGACGCACATATGGACCTAGAGTTATACCAAATGGATGTTAGAACTGCGTTTCTCAAATGAGAACTAAATGAGGAGATCTATATGGATCAGCCTTTGGGATTCGAGACTAAAGAACAAGAGCGCAAAGTTTGCAAGCTTAAAAGATTCATATATGGTCTTAAGCAAGCCTCTAGACAATGGAACGTCAAGTTTCATCAAGCAATCCTTAATGATGGTTTTACAATGATTGAAGAAGATCATTGCATGTATTTAAAACGTTCTAACAgtagttttataatattgtcCTTATATGTTGACAACATCTTAATAGTTGGAAATAACAAAGAGATGATTGATACTACTAaaaagtggttatcatcaaacTTTGAAATGAAAGACATGGGTGAGGCCAACTATGTTCTTGGTGTGAAAATCATAAGAGATCGCTCTCAAAGGCTTTTGGGTTTAACTCAAGAGACTTACATCAAAAAGATGTTAGAGCGTTATCACATGCAAGATAGCAAACCAATGGACACC harbors:
- the LOC7463385 gene encoding late embryogenesis abundant protein 6, with amino-acid sequence MQAVKDKLHDMTAMRQAKAEAKAEEKAEKELAKARIDVAHEVRLAREAEAEMELHVAKAGQRVEREIAKHEFNENNIVPQNNNINMDGKVYNHGSQNDDPRSYGDGYASQTDNYCGGGGGNINSNAATTNLTGAPADATAAANYTSAGRAASFPHNERL